aagtaaaaaaaaaaattaataataattgatttctgttctgtttgtttcctacttttcacttcacaagatggactggatttgtgtggatcacttgtggattattgtgatgtttttatcaactgtttggactctcattctggcggcacccattcactgcaaaggatccattggtgtgcaagtgatgtaatgctccatttctccaaatctgtgttgcaaaagaaacaaaatcacatACATCTTGAATTTtgctatatttctttaaaaatatgattaGCCAGCCCACCTTCAGGAGGTTTGGGAAGCTCTGTCTGTAGTTGGTCACCCTCTCCTGCAGCACACTAGCATTGAGAAGACAGAACTGGACAAACTCGAAGGCGAGCATGGGCTCGTTGAACTGCTCGGCGGGACAGTGACTGAAGAGTTGGCAGAACACAGCCTCCGAGTCCACCGCTGCAATCTCACCTGATGTTAGAGCATGTGGACATGGAGATGCATTCATACGCTACACTATCAGAGACATACGCTGCTGTAAGTGCTGGGGACTCACTGTGGTTGAGGTAGAACTGAGCGATAGGCAGCAGGGCTCGAGAATAGGTGAGATCTCCATTCAGTCTGCCGTACAGGGCTTTGATGCAGGGGAAGGCACGGTACACGTACGAGGGGTCCTCACCACAGATGACGTCCAATATTGACACGGACTCAACAATACACTGTACAACAGATATACAGAGTCACCATCCATCTGCTGTTTAACTTGCTGTAAGTCTTAACCATGACATGATTCATCAATGTGTCAAATCCTATTCTTTTGTGCATTAGTTTCTGATTTTAATTACTGAATTTtccattataaattatattatcagcTGAATTTAAGTTCACATCAATTTTAGGATTTGTTGacgtgacttaaaaaaaaagtttttttggggAATAAAACGTTTTTGATAAGGCACAAATTACTGtttcttaaaatgttaaatatatgcctatttcttttgattatttaaaatgtttatgtcaaggttaaaatgaaaaaaaaaaaagaaaactgtgggAATCATGCTGGATTTACCGGAgtactttctctctttttttaataaatacttttcttCAGTTAGGTTgcactaaatgaataaaaactgacagtaatgacatttataagatttttatttcaaataaatgctatttcttATAAATgcttcttttgatctttctattattcaaagaatccggaaaaacaaaacagaaaaaacattACGAAGCACTGtttttaacaatgataataagacattttctttgagcagcaaattagcatattacaattatttatgaaggatcatgtgacactgatgaggagtaatgaagaaaaaaaatcacctttactttcacagaaatacattacattttaaaacatatttcaatagaaaacattgtttttactctactctcaaataaatgcagctttagtgagcaGAAGACACTCTCAAAAACACTATGAATTTATAAAGACatgaaacttttgaatgctaatgTATGTGTACTTACTGCTTTCTGcagctctgtgtctgtcttcTTCAGGGCCTCTACATTGTGACACAAGACAGAAATAAATCAATCCATTCTCCAGCAGAGTGTAATAAACATTCTCTAACAGCTGAGCTATGGTCTACTCACTCCTGTCACTCTGTTCAATGAGACGCTGGCAGTACTCAAAAGCCTTCTCTCGGAGTCTCTCTTTGGGAGGAAGTAGTCTGGTGGAAGAGGATGTGGCCGACACCATGGACGTCACTGAACTGTCCACCTCTGAGCGATCATCTGCACCAACAGCACAGCACATTACACCCAGAGCACAACTCCTCTTCCAGCAGGATTTAATCAAGCACGTTATCTGGCACGATTCAGTGCCATTGCAGGGCTGAGCATAAGACAGGACATGTAGGCTATGTTCGGAATTGGAATAGCACAATTTTTACAGTATGCAATATGTATAACATGTACACTATGCACATTTTGTGAATGACTTACTACTTTTGCCAAAATGTGCAATATACAAACAAATGCACACCGCATGAAAAGCAGTCTTTTTATTCTTCTGAGATTAACTTGATGTCACACAAAAGTAAACATGGTAAGGTCATGTGACAACAGCTCAGCGTGAAACGCTTACCACTGTATACTGTGTCTCATGCACtatttaatacaaatagtaaGCTGTATACAGTTTATTCTCCACAGTGTAGAGTAAGTAGCATGCTAGTAATTCATTCCAAAAATAGCCATAGACACAAAATCAATTTGATACACACAGAAGTTAATTATAAATCAGAGATCAATGTCATTGAGTAAAGAGAGTTTGTGATTGTGCAGGAAGGAAAAGCACACAGGCTTTAGATTGATCAAATCAGACTTTTCGCTTGCATCTTACCTTGGTGCTGTGAATGAATGCCCTGCGCTTTTATTAGTAGAGCTAGCAAAGATGAAAATCCCATATTATTTGTCTTTACCAAATGAAGTATATATATCTTACACGGGACATTTCGTGAACTGGTGTCATTGTTACAAATGTTTTCTAGTACCTGAAATatactgaaaatacagaaataaaaactaatCCAAACTATCGGCACATAATATAAGAAGTAAAACTAAACTAACACTGATCATAAAGCAAACCAGCTGCTGCAACATCTCTGTTTGGACTACCTGATTCTGTGTTTGTAGTCCCGTCTGTGTCATAAGTGAGCAGCCAACTCTTGATCATAGAGAAAGTGTACATATTCATCCACTGGTCCTCAGTGTAACTCTGACCCACACACAGCACAGTGAAGAAGTCACCTGTTACCACCCCATCCACCTCCGTCAGCGGGGCAGGCTGATGAAGAGATGTTGACAAGTGTTGACAAGCCTGAGCTTGACTGACGGTGAAGGTACTGATGAACGAAGAACAAAAGCAACATATGCCCCACCTGACGTGTTCTTGGTCCACTGAAAAATCCCCCAGAAGACATGGAGGCTCCCTGCTGCATACTGGCATAACGCAACCAGTCCACCAACTTACGACTGACCACATTCACCTGATCTGGGTTTGGAGAGAACGTGATTCATGTTAACGTCTTTGCATTTTCCAGATTATAGTATTTCAGTTATGCCTTTTTAATGCATATAAAGTTAACTAGAGAGTGGGGGTTTAAAAGTccatttaaatgattttgttgcaatgtgagaacagatttggataaatgtagcattacatcagttgcttaccaatggatcctgtgcagtgaatgggtgccgtcagaatgagagtccaaacagctgataaaaacatcacaataatccacaagcctCCAGGGCCATTTGTTCAAAAAGTTTTAATCTAGATCAGAATTATCTGAATTCAGAAACCCCATGTTTTTCTGTCCAGGATCGGGTGAGCCATTTTACTTTTgtgcttgtttttaaaagcaaaaccagatacacactttttttgtgcCAGTGTTTTGCATTGTATTTACATAACTAGTTTCTGACTGGTCCATCTCTGATGATTGTGCCAATGTAGTTTACAATCAGTAATATGATCAGCTGTTTGAGGATATATTACATGttacaaatgttgtattttttttaaccagttttgaagttttataaaaaaaaacaattgttccTGAAATCCATCCTTCTGCTAGGAATAATCCTATTTTTTTGAACAACCCATTTTCAAGATTTGATCCAATCCGACGGCCCCAAAATTTGACCAGATTACTTTTGGCCCCGGGGCCATCAGTTAACTCATTAATCTCGTGAAGCAAGAAGCTGCATGTTTGGAATActtcaaatagttgtattataTCTgtccattatatttctttctccacTGAAAATGTGgccttgtctgaatcaggagagagataTGCACAGATAAAGCGCAGTTTAAAAACGGTCCTACACAATTCTTAACAAATATCTTGGTGGATTTTGattgtgagaggacaacagggtatgtattttattttttttttactggaggaagcgttattatggactATGGATTTTATATATTGCCCAGAAGcaatgatttaaagttaaaagtgtttcttacaaacacacagcttttcacttcacaagacgtttATTGATGGACTGatcattgtgatgcttttatcagctttttggactctcgttctgataTTCATTACTTCTGACAACTGGAGTCCACTGTGATTCCAATATAGTATTGTGTTCCTCAGATGTGATCAACTTTACCATCTGTGAGAATCTCTGGATACACAGTAATCATCTTAGAGAGAAGGGGAAGCGCATGTCTGGATATCTGCCCGTCAGACAGCCGAGAATCGAGACTTTTCAGCAAATGGTGGCAAAGAGGCATCACATCTTCTTGACTTCCAGCCTGAGGACAATTAGACGATTAGTTCAGTGTTCGTGAACAGAACTCGAGCTGATCGTGAACAGCATGTGACTCACCTGAGCGAGAACAACACTGGCCACATGGCTGAAGGTCCTGCTGTCGGGACTGAGATCAGAGCACAGGCTGTGTACGCTGGGAGGAAAGCTGTCCCGGAGGATGGAGGAGGACAGAACCTGAAGCTGCTCTGGACATGAAGAAGAACGAAGAACCGTCTGCAGCTTCAGCACCAGATCTGACGGGAGCCTGCAGGCAGTGGAGGTGTTCAATCAGACTTAAAATAGACTTTTCTGAAGGGCCAGACAAAGGGTTTCATGCCTCTGTGCTGTTCAGGTGTATTTTAAACGAATATGACTCACTCTGTCGCATATTTAGTGGCAGAAACGATCAGATTGAGCCTCTGGAGAGAATCCACTGTGTCTCCACTAACATCTTTACTGTGGAGCAGCTTAAATATGCGTCCACAATGCCTCTGCAGCTCTTCCTCCTTTATTTCTCTGAAaggcacatttaaaataattaacagatTTGTCATTGGGAATAACTTGTCTAACTAATAGGCTATAACTGACCAGTCATGTGACCACCACAGCTTTTGACAGTGAACATTTTAGGTAAAGATATAGATTTACCTTGCCTGCTTTATTAAACTCTCCGTCGCGGCAgtgtacatttttgaaaaaatattgcaataaacacaaaacaagaatCAAAATATTAGATCCGTCGGCTGTGATGACCTGACAACAAATCACATGACAATAAATGGTTCCGCTTTTCCGCGTCAGTCGGGCACAAAATAGTGTGACAAACACGAGGGTGGAATTTGCATACAATATTCATACTATGCGGTtgaatatcatatataatatcaCTAAGTAGAATATTCTATGGGTAGAAAATCATACTGGTAGAGTATTCATATCggtagatttattatttatatatggttCCCCTTTTGACAGTCGGCGACAAATAGTTTGATAAACGAAATCATGGGGATCTGTATCGAACATCTTCAAGCAACAAACATGCATTTGATAATTGTATGTATTAAAATAGTACGAGACGAATGCTAGTTAATACGACTTAGGACATGCATCTATGTCTAGACTAAAAGGGGGTTTGGTCCCCTTGAAAAAAGATCAGCGTTCATTAAAAAACAGCCATtagcttgtaagaaacaaattcacctACATGCCAAATAATATCCACATACTTATTATATGACAAGCAATAATCAACCAGTAAATCACTTCAAAGTAAatcttaaagcaaaaaaaaaaaaaaccctctaatGTTGTAAATGTACTTTAACTCCTCAATAATTGTATAGTGTAATATATAAaatctagttttatttttatgacctTTTCTACATCCAAATATAGAAATACACTAAACATAAAACTTACATCATCtaacaaaatgactgaaaaactaactataataaaaaaaaataatcatagaGAAGCACTGCAGTCTCAATGCATAATACTTTCTTAACAGTAAAACATATAgcagttaaatttaaataaatacatttaattcatttattaattaattttacacagACTCCACGGATGCAGTACGATTCAAAGCTGCATTTGGATAGTATCAGACTATAAATTCATACCTACTGTTCTTAAATAAACCAGGGACCAGAGATCTTCATTACACGCTCAAGCAGGCTGCAGTTGAAACTTTATAGTTCAAACGTTTTAATAGTTTACTGTTGACATTTCAGCACATTCACGAGTTCTGCTCGGGCAAAGACAGGACAGACTTGCAGTTTTGGTGCACAGGGTTATAAAGAGTGTTTATGCAATATAAATTGGAAGCGAATTGTGATAAATTGAGAAAAAGAATCAAGCTAGGTACCCTGCATACAATAATGACAGCaagatttaattatttcaaaataaattacatggaTGATAAAAGAAACAAATTGATGGTGGAGGGGCCGACATAGAAAGCAATACTTAAACCTTCATCCATGAGGAATCCAAACAGAAGATGCCATCATCACAGATTCATTTCAAAGATTAGCCAGAGAAGTATTTTTATTCGTTCCAGATACACCATTGCAGAAAATGCATGGACAGAAGAAAAGCCCTCATACATTGTGTAGTtgaatacacattaaaaaaaaacagacaaacctGCAGACATTTACAAGTGCATGGCCTGATCTCACAATGCAGAATGATTTGGAGGGTGTTTTGTGTACAATGCAAAAAGATTGTATCTTTCAGCTAGAGTCAAAGGAGAAAGAAACACCAGCAATCAGTTTCAATTAGAAATGTTTAGTGTATAAACACTTGCATATGCTAATATGCACAACACAAGAAGcacaaaaagaaataatataaaacaatcttTGAATCTGTGATAAAATACTCCATGGTTATATGTGTGTACAGACACTGACAGATTGTGGACAAATGTACAGGCAGTGACAGCTAATTCTGTACGATAAGGGTGTTAACAGTGATAATGTTTGTTTCACCATTCCACTGGTTATTTCATTATGATCctaaagaagagagaaaaaaaaatcatcatatatatatatatatatatatatatatatatatatatatatatatatatatatatatataaattaaattatacttcAAATGGGACGGTGGTTCTCTCATGCattgtgtttatttgaaaaacaaagacCCAAATCAATCAGACTAATTAGGATCAAACTCAGTTTTTGCATTGATATCTGCATCGTTTAAATCCAATTGCTGCTTCAAAGCTTTTAAAGtaacagctgaaataaaaaataaaactttgctgaaaatgcactcaCTCTCATGCAATCCAAGATTTATTTTTGAATCATTTCTTCACTGAAACCGATTTGGAGGAATTGAACATTTCATCCCTTGCTGACTTTCTCTGGAGTAAGCGATATAATGCATAGAGGACTATATGATGGGATAGCCAGAAGAAACAGTCTAATGTTTAtttcttgcaaacacacacatagctTGACAGTAATTGATGGACAGGAGTCGTGTGGATTCCTTGTGGATtacagtgatgtttttatcagctgtttggactctcattctgatggcacccattcactgcagaggatctcttgatgagcaagtgatgtaatgctacatttctctaaatctgttttcaaactcatctacatcttagataaATCTGAGAGtcagtgcattttcattttttgggtgaactattcttttaaattcACCAAAAGGCTTTTCTGTCTACGGAGAGATTCCTCTTGATTTATGCATTAGTTCACTGATAAAGAACCAGCAAGATTTCATTTCCTGCTTCTTTTATCATATTGCTCAGTCTTGTCCAGTCACAACTTGATTCATCATCTCTATAGACTTTGTTGCAGAATGCTGATGTTCATTTTTCTAACAACATGTCCAACCCTGCAAATGAACTTCTTTAGTAGGCAAGTTTGATGTTATTGTCTTTAAGCAGTACATCacaatgatttttatttagtCCTGAAAGAAGTGGAGTACTAAGGCACTAATGTTGAAGATATATATGGtctgttaaaaggatagttcacccaaaaatgaaaattctgtcatcgtttactcaccctcatgttgttccaaacctgaatgagttgctttcttatgttgaacataaaagaagatattttgaagatcgctggtaatcaaacagttggtggttcccattgacttccatagtagaaatactatggaagtcaatgggaaccattAACTATTTGTCTTCAAAATATCCTCatgaaagcaactcatacaggtttggaacgacatgagggtgagtaaatgatgacagaattttcatttttgggtgaactatcgatCCCTTTAAAGCTTCCATTCTTACTACAAAATCAACACTGTACTGCTGTGACTGTACGACTACAGAAGCATACAAAGCTATCGGTAGCTCACATAAAGCTACTTCACTTCACATCTGTGGTGTGTATAATTTGCAACATACAAAGCGGTTACTGAATTCTGTTAGTGATTGTCTTGAAAACACATTTGACTAATTcgaaaaacatattttctcttagTAAAACTAGAAAGTCTGATTAAAGGCTGGCTTTGTGTAgattacaaaacaaatgtttcttgaactcTCAGAAAAAATACTGAACATTCATTTAGTGGCTTCGGTGATTATTAAGGTGAAGAAACAGCCCTTGCAACAATAAACATGAAAAGTTACATTCCTAGGTCTGGAAAAGCATTTGGTTGACATCAAATAGATCAGCAACGTGTGGTGTGCTAGCATTCATCCACTGATGCAGTCGGGGTTACGTTGCTTAAGGTATTTATGGAGCAGATTTTTGGCCAAGTGCTTTTTAAGGGTGATGAACAAATAAGACTGAGCTACTTTAAATACAATGAACTtagttgtttttaaaaacacaaaacatcaaaAATGTATCTACAAACACATTCTAATGGTTTAATATATTGTTTAGGTCAAAAGTGGGTGCCATGGGGtcataacaaataaacaaacggTACTTACATTCAgagttctttttaattttttgcactAAACATAGACCAATTAAGAAATAAGCATATTTCTAGACATTTCTCTTCGTAGTAAGCGAGCAAGGTAAGAATCctccacagaaaaaaagattttgtacACTATAATAAAGTAGGTTAAAGGACTCCAGCTAGAAAAGGCTTCGGTTATATCTATTCATTTCTGCTTTGAGTTGTAACAATCTTGTTTCATTAAAGAtagccttttttcttttaaacagagAGATAAATAAATCCTCACAAAGGCCGCACAGGTAACCACAGCTTCCTGTGACCCTTTTTATATACTGCTTCAATTCAGAGACACTCTTGGTCTCAGACTGTAATAGCTGCATAGGTATTGGTCCCACCCCATCCCGAAAAGAAGAACTCTCTCAGCTGTACCTTGTGAGGAACTACCTGGGAGCACGTGCCTAGCTGGTGTCTTCAGGCACGTGTACCTCTCTTCATACTTCTTTCAAACATTCTTGCAAGATTAAAAACCCCTACAAAATTAAAActgtgtgtgcattgaattttaaTGCTGCCAGATGTAGCTCACTGAATTTACCCCCGAGAAACAACAACCTCTTCTTACAAAGACATTCCACCAGTCACCCGAGTCGGGCGTTTACAAAACTTTGAAGTTCTTGTTTTAAAGAAAACCAAACACGTTTCCCTCAATACGTTTAAGGATATTGCGAGATGTGCTTTTAAAGATGGGTCGTCggctcactcgctcactcactggTTCATTCGCTTGCCTCTTGATTCATTGCAACAATTACAGGCTGAGGGACTGGAGCGACACTGTCCTCCTCCATTTTGGCCCGTTTGGGTTCGGGCTCGTTGACGCTGGACTCGTCTGTTTCCATGCTGGAGGGCCTGCTGACCAGCACAGGAGGGGATGTGGAAGCCTGCGCAGCCAAGATCTGAAGAGGATTGGTGAAAGCTGAGGGAAAGAGATGACAACACAAAGAAATCTGTTACAGgtcaatgtaaaaaacaaacaaacaagagtttAAAAACCTAGACTGtactcttttttttcatgttggttTTGCATTCAAAAACTTTGAAAAGCTTTAATATAATTTCTCCCCAAAAAAGT
This genomic stretch from Carassius auratus strain Wakin unplaced genomic scaffold, ASM336829v1 scaf_tig00043037, whole genome shotgun sequence harbors:
- the LOC113086295 gene encoding AP-5 complex subunit zeta-1-like isoform X2: MYTAATESLIKQAREIKEEELQRHCGRIFKLLHSKDVSGDTVDSLQRLNLIVSATKYATELPSDLVLKLQTVLRSSSCPEQLQVLSSSILRDSFPPSVHSLCSDLSPDSRTFSHVASVVLAQAGSQEDVMPLCHHLLKSLDSRLSDGQISRHALPLLSKMITVYPEILTDDQVNVVSRKLVDWLRYASMQQGASMSSGGFFSGPRTRQPAPLTEVDGVVTGDFFTVLCVGQSYTEDQWMNMYTFSMIKSWLLTYDTDGTTNTESDDRSEVDSSVTSMVSATSSSTRLLPPKERLREKAFEYCQRLIEQSDRKALKKTDTELQKACIVESVSILDVICGEDPSYVYRAFPCIKALYGRLNGDLTYSRALLPIAQFYLNHSEIAAVDSEAVFCQLFSHCPAEQFNEPMLAFEFVQFCLLNASVLQERVTNYRQSFPNLLKFLAWNSSGLIAEFVELLPSLIAPDTAIELLHTILDLPCLAAALDLQQRSACYQAPDRPAWDQQGAKVAACLDAFRQPSCRGLFLYILRPEAGTGDTIDRLKMLHEILADMAESPRVVRCAQVVPVLLHVYFNTVTQRADEKMLNQLLLVLLERSSLLYDIKTFNVEVQKVFSTHLQALCKLHPPLIVDQSREILELTSSPANIYSKEDFYTHVVWVIGEYLSVSYDPRCTVERITSFFECLEAVLFEITQVRQSASPPSFSPRLVTVLMTTLAKLATRSQDLIPRVSLCLSKMRPFARSAPVMTCYSEEDTEEIITRAHELINLLKLPNVAQFVLAPSAGGDGPRWHRDTNASLPQGMKAVSGLLHRHSSSLPT
- the LOC113086295 gene encoding AP-5 complex subunit zeta-1-like isoform X1, producing MYTAATESLIKQAREIKEEELQRHCGRIFKLLHSKDVSGDTVDSLQRLNLIVSATKYATELPSDLVLKLQTVLRSSSCPEQLQVLSSSILRDSFPPSVHSLCSDLSPDSRTFSHVASVVLAQAGSQEDVMPLCHHLLKSLDSRLSDGQISRHALPLLSKMITVYPEILTDDQVNVVSRKLVDWLRYASMQQGASMSSGGFFSGPRTRQPAPLTEVDGVVTGDFFTVLCVGQSYTEDQWMNMYTFSMIKSWLLTYDTDGTTNTESALLIKAQGIHSQHQDDRSEVDSSVTSMVSATSSSTRLLPPKERLREKAFEYCQRLIEQSDRKALKKTDTELQKACIVESVSILDVICGEDPSYVYRAFPCIKALYGRLNGDLTYSRALLPIAQFYLNHSEIAAVDSEAVFCQLFSHCPAEQFNEPMLAFEFVQFCLLNASVLQERVTNYRQSFPNLLKFLAWNSSGLIAEFVELLPSLIAPDTAIELLHTILDLPCLAAALDLQQRSACYQAPDRPAWDQQGAKVAACLDAFRQPSCRGLFLYILRPEAGTGDTIDRLKMLHEILADMAESPRVVRCAQVVPVLLHVYFNTVTQRADEKMLNQLLLVLLERSSLLYDIKTFNVEVQKVFSTHLQALCKLHPPLIVDQSREILELTSSPANIYSKEDFYTHVVWVIGEYLSVSYDPRCTVERITSFFECLEAVLFEITQVRQSASPPSFSPRLVTVLMTTLAKLATRSQDLIPRVSLCLSKMRPFARSAPVMTCYSEEDTEEIITRAHELINLLKLPNVAQFVLAPSAGGDGPRWHRDTNASLPQGMKAVSGLLHRHSSSLPT